A genomic region of Nitrosomonas ureae contains the following coding sequences:
- the phoR gene encoding phosphate regulon sensor histidine kinase PhoR, with the protein MSDIWQRLSNILFLVFITALLWIIFGAVKALIFFSVIMLWVVFHHIRHLVLLERWLQLSDHSPASIPAGSGAWDEVYAHLARYVRQHSQSQEMLSIALKRMQSVTSAMPDGIVILDMNDRIEWCNPVAEEHLGISLALDVGQQITYLVRQIPFVEYLTARQYSSPLILKQTRLQGLIISLQLVPYGYNQKLLISRDITRFEKIETMRRDFIANVSHELRTPLTVISGFLETLSADDNVNSSFNKRALALMTEQTTRMQRLIEDLLILSRLENEQNKVSEKIVNVVSLAQDLLQDAESLSAGRHQIKLTVASQDQLLGSEEELRSAFGNLVSNAIRYTPDGGEIIISWEKRHDQGLFFVQDSGIGIEPEHIPRLTERFYRIDNSRSRETGGTGLGLAIVKHVLNRHEARLEVISKVGKGSRFNIWFPAKRLVSGNA; encoded by the coding sequence CTGATATCTGGCAGCGTTTATCAAATATTCTTTTCCTTGTCTTCATTACAGCATTACTATGGATAATCTTTGGTGCTGTGAAAGCACTGATTTTTTTCAGTGTGATCATGCTCTGGGTTGTATTTCATCATATTCGCCATTTGGTTTTGTTAGAGCGCTGGCTACAGCTTTCTGATCATTCTCCAGCAAGCATCCCAGCCGGTTCCGGAGCCTGGGATGAGGTATATGCTCATTTGGCGCGCTACGTGCGTCAACATAGTCAGAGCCAGGAAATGCTGAGTATTGCCTTAAAGCGAATGCAAAGCGTTACTTCCGCTATGCCAGATGGCATTGTTATTCTCGATATGAATGATCGTATTGAATGGTGTAATCCGGTTGCGGAGGAGCATCTAGGAATCAGTCTTGCATTGGATGTCGGTCAGCAGATTACCTATTTGGTGAGGCAGATACCGTTTGTCGAATATCTGACAGCACGCCAATATAGTAGCCCATTAATTTTAAAGCAGACCCGATTGCAAGGATTGATTATTTCCTTGCAGTTAGTGCCTTATGGTTATAACCAGAAGCTTCTGATCAGCCGAGATATTACGCGCTTTGAGAAAATAGAAACGATGCGGCGCGACTTTATTGCAAATGTCTCGCATGAATTGCGCACACCGCTTACCGTCATCAGTGGTTTTCTTGAAACATTGTCCGCTGATGATAATGTTAATAGCAGCTTCAATAAGCGTGCCTTGGCACTGATGACTGAGCAAACAACTCGCATGCAGCGATTGATTGAGGATTTGTTGATTCTGTCACGTCTTGAGAACGAGCAGAATAAGGTCAGCGAAAAAATAGTGAATGTAGTGAGCTTGGCGCAAGATCTTTTGCAAGATGCAGAATCTCTGAGTGCAGGGCGGCATCAAATCAAATTAACTGTTGCTTCGCAAGATCAGCTCTTGGGGAGCGAGGAAGAGTTACGTAGTGCTTTTGGTAATTTGGTCAGTAATGCGATTCGTTATACTCCGGACGGCGGGGAAATAATTATCAGCTGGGAAAAGCGCCATGATCAAGGGTTGTTCTTTGTGCAAGATAGCGGAATCGGGATTGAACCGGAGCACATTCCGCGATTGACAGAGCGTTTTTACCGTATTGATAACAGTCGTTCAAGAGAAACTGGTGGCACAGGTTTGGGACTGGCAATTGT